The Ooceraea biroi isolate clonal line C1 chromosome 1, Obir_v5.4, whole genome shotgun sequence genome has a window encoding:
- the LOC109611476 gene encoding uncharacterized protein LOC109611476 isoform X3, whose translation MDLKEGGLCKPSSPERRLRLRKDKESADNKTRLSTSNDKCEKNDTTCTSQSQCDDDSILDFKSPKRMYSVQPTIISSNKYTNKSKKKPIPHSKSKPINNDKKIEGKPSHSRKILHDVQQPPIESSFFKSEKKADPADVKTACVCPLCFKNFKDESSQAVHMKSCAIKNNVSTKKLMVAVELQERQAAERKSLGLLSAPALQEKKKPAPRKLASHDDPDLQLALALSKSLHEKEEMEEWGEQMMVISSNPLLPDNNAEQCRKTTLQSFGFISDRNISPADNLSNKTKRKRPIERTILQRRTAVERERILAERIAEILMGYRDFTQGLQEEEERSDNVEKKIIIKNRLLQELRQTENTLWDRTRLTASENVFYVDQLLPQTTPSKKEQKLSQKAKEVETVEAAVDEEELTISSNEMKACCKEKRFLDIFVKSWGDILNDSSASDIIILVRNGKHIWTHKLVFYVRCANILLDVISNDTEFATAKEKISWIDTDYDVALAFLEFVYCGVINRNSKVLDIDASLSSIRGLARKYKVNDLFAYLRQRELTSDVTKVEDDSKNCENVESIHENVETTSGVLKLNESTSNTSSNHTRDGLDNNLRPREALLQEDNIDSFEDNHTSIEESYVLESENIILMKSPDKIKSRNNTPTKFDFSASPDMFDDAPDVTKYNDTSTMCSEEQEDSNINILLSLIKQDADADISSQRSPVRRPRSAEHSESIEDTATCSKNVEQDVIEIDSDSESNSVKPPTINNSLQKNSSSDAAQSSKSSIPNQKSDLTLFIEKIQRQNAKSDSDLDTDSDIECDVQISPMRHKNPFHIDKRIPEDAQSSNAEQPISTNNKPGRLSIMERCIQSYANKNPEFYSHCSSERENGKQTETLHPISVSPKTLAEPYDDTLYCTKNFTSPAEKDSNLTKQVVTAPPSATTTSQSSNESISDVEVNETEISMYSKYMKDHKDNSIAKYRAVIEKNASDSDLSNESTSSTLVNESNEIDERENDEVLTQDVDIIVSSDTEIESISSSVSCPVQDDDADHENPMFRLVQQSKKSRENNGQNIEDKENGQSVSIPKAVTTTLEEQRDSSGIIGSNHDSVNSSTGSKSDNVNLNAYFTQNTSRLNKSRDNQKGFIPNSTATFSSLDFSNVESRYSDGKDCNKFMSESSNNCELKKSIEHSFNFEDDIYLANVDVEKYEKREQQALERSQSSSVLTLTEFRKSNARRCTNKNNNKNIKTSGIADDITSGNLDRNRTSLTQNFAAIRTFKKKSLSEGQISSNILRNQETTFKDISSQLQCSYSQKIGDAKIEPKIFDKDVTPSPHYNSMSSPELHKEMKKYGLKIQKRSRAVKLLSHIYNELHPLIPTTEVIPEEKVTEISSDEDDGPPKKKRNVEDNYVEKPDNVEENDDELLCSQDR comes from the exons ATGGATCTTAAAGAAGGTGGGTTATGTAAGCCTAGTAGTCCAGAGAGGAGATTACGGTTAAGGAAAGATAAAgaaag TGCAGATAATAAGACTCGTCTTTCTACTTCCAATGACAAGTGTGAAAAGAATGATACAACTTGTACATCACAGTCTCAATGTGACGATGATAGTATACTGGACTTCAAATCACCGAAAAGAATGTATTCTGTGCAACCAACAATTATTAGCAGTAATAAGTACACGAATAAGTCGAAAAAAAAGCCGATACCCCACTCTAAATCGAAACCCATTAACAACGACAAAAAAATCGAGGGCAAACCGTCACATAGTAGGAAAATTTTACACGATGTACAACAGCCACCGATCGAATCATCGTTTTTCAAATCGGAGAAAAAAGCAGACCCAGCTGATGTGAAAACAGCTTGCGTGTGTCCGTTATGTTTTAAGAACTTCAAAGATGAAAGCTCGCAAGCTGTACATATGAAGAGCTGTgcgataaaaaataacgtGTCGACGAAGAAGCTGATGGTTGCGGTGGAACTGCAAGAGCGGCAGGCTGCGGAGAGGAAGTCATTGGGTTTACTTTCCGCCCCTGCGTtacaagagaagaagaaacctGCTCCGCGTAAATTG GCGTCCCACGACGACCCCGATCTTCAGCTTGCTTTAGCACTTTCCAAATCCTTACATGAAAAAGAGGAGATGGAAGAATGGGGTGAACAAATGATGGTTATATCGTCCAATCCGTTATTGCCAGATAATAATGCAGAGCAGTGTCGGAAAACGACGTTGCAGAGCTTTGGATTCATTAGCGACCGAAATATATCACCGGCAGATAACTTGTCCAATAAAACTAAGAGAA aaagacCTATTGAACGGACCATTCTTCAGAGACGTACGGCAGTAGAAAGGGAACGTATTTTAGCAGAGAGAATAGCTGAAATACTTATGGGCTACAGAGATTTCACTCAAGGATTgcaggaagaggaagaacggAGTGATAACgtcgaaaagaaaattattatcaaaaatcGACTGCTTCAGGAATTGCGTCAGACT GAGAATACATTGTGGGATAGGACAAGATTAACTGCGtctgaaaatgtattttatgtagaCCAATTATTGCCTCAGACTACGCCGTCCAAGAAAGAACAGAAATTAAGC CAAAAAGCAAAAGAAGTAGAAACTGTAGAGGCAGCAGTTGATGAAGAGGAATTAACGATTTCTTCGAATGAGATGAAAGCATGTTGCAAGGAGAAAAGATTTCttgatatatttgtaaaaagttGGGGAGACATACTGAATGATAGTTCCGCAAGTGATATTATCATACTCGTGAGAAACGGCAAACACATTTGGACGCACAAGCTAGTTTTCTACGTACGTTGTGCTAACATCTTACTTGACGTAATTTCCAATGATACAGAATTCGCTACtgcgaaagaaaaaatttcttggATCGATACGGATTACGACGTCGCTCTGGCTTTTCTAGAGTTCGTTTATTGTGGCGTGATAAACAGAAATTCGAAGGTACTCGATATCGATGCGTCATTATCGAGCATCAGAGGTTTAGcgagaaaatataaagtaaacgATTTGTTTGCTTACTTGCGTCAAAGAGAGCTTACATCTGATGTAACAAAAGTCGAAGATGATTctaaaaattgtgaaaacgTGGAAAGTATACATGAAAATGTGGAAACCACTTCAGGTGTTTTGAAACTAAATGAATCTACTTCCAATACATCGTCGAATCATACGCGTGATGGCTTGGACAACAATCTGCGTCCTCGAGAAGCACTGTTGCAGGAAGATAATATAGATTCTTTTGAAGATAATCACACATCTATAGAGGAGTCCTACGTTCTGGaaagtgaaaatattattttaatgaaatcaccggataaaataaaatctagaaATAACACACCCACCAAGTTTGACTTTAGCGCATCTCCTGACATGTTTGACGATGCGCCTGACGTGACAAAGTATAATGATACAAGCACAATGTGCTCCGAGGAGCAGGAAGAttcaaatattaacatattattaagCTTGATTAAACAAGATGCAGACGCTGATATCTCTAGTCAAAGATCACCAGTTAGGAGGCCTCGGAGCGCAGAACATTCAGAATCGATCGAAGATACAGCCACTTGTTCGAAAAATGTGGAACAGGATGTAATCGAGATTGATTCGGATTCTGAATCAAATTCAGTGAAACCGCCCACCATTAACAATTCTTTACAGAAAAATTCTTCGAGTGACGCTGCTCAAAGCAGTAAATCGAGTATACCAAACCAGAAAAGTGATCTAACATTGTTCATcgagaaaattcaaaggcaaaaCGCAAAATCGGATTCGGATTTAGATACAGATTCCGATATAGAATGTGACGTACAAATATCTCCTATGAGACATAAAAATCCATTTCACATAGACAAACGTATCCCCGAAGATGCTCAATCGAGTAATGCTGAACAGCCAATCAGCACAAACAATAAACCTGGTAGATTAAGTATAATGGAACGATGCATACAGTCATATGCTAACAAAAATCCAGAATTTTATTCTCATTGTTCTAGTGAACGTGAAAATGGCAAGCAAACTGAGACTTTACATCCAATTTCTGTATCCCCTAAGACACTGGCAGAACCTTACGATGATACGTTATATTGCACGAAAAACTTTACTTCACCAGCTGAAAAGGATAGCAACTTAACAAAGCAAGTCGTAACTGCGCCACCatcagcaacaacaacaagtCAATCGTCAAATGAGAGTATTTCTGATGTAGAAGTGAATGAGACAGAGATTTCTATGTATTCTAAATACATGAAAGATCACAAGGATAATAGCATTGCGAAATATCGCGCGGTAATCGAGAAAAATGCATCAGACAGTGATCTGTCTAATGAAAGTACCTCATCCACTTTGGTCAATGAAAGTAATGAAATTGATGAACGTGAGAATGATGAAGTGTTGACACAAGATGTAGATATAATTGTTTCGTCGGATACAGAGATTGAGAGCATATCTTCCAGCGTCAGTTGTCCTGTACAAGACGATGATGCTGATCACGAGAATCCAATGTTTCGTCTCGTGCAACAATCTAAAAAATCAAGAGAGAATAATGGACAAAATAtagaagataaagaaaatggTCAATCAGTCAGTATTCCAAAAGCCGTGACGACAACTTTAGAGGAACAAAGAGACAGTAGTGGGATAATCGGTTCAAATCATGATAGCGTCAACAGTAGTACAGGTAGCAAATCTGATAATGTAAACCTTAACGCATATTTTACGCAAAACACATCTAGATTAAATAAATCGCGTGATAACCAGAAAGGATTTATCCCAAACTCGACGGCGACATTTTCCAGTCTGGATTTTTCGAATGTAGAAAGTCGATATTCAGACGGCAAAGACTGCAATAAATTTATGTCAGAGTCGTCAAACAATTGTGAATTAAAAAAGTCCATCGAACATTCTTTCAACTTCGAAGACGATATATATCTTGCAAACGTGGACGTCGAGAAATACGAAAAACGAGAACAGCAAGCTTTGGAAAGGAGTCAATCAAGTAGCGTGTTAACTTTGAcagaatttcgaaaaagtAATGCACGAAGATGcactaataaaaataataacaagaaTATCAAAACTAGCGGCATAGCTGACGATATCACGTCTGGAAATTTAGACCGTAATAGAACGTCTTTGACTCAAAATTTTGCAGCTATTAGGacatttaagaaaaaatcTTTATCAGAAGGACAGATTAGTAGCAACATATTACGTAATCAGGAGACAACTTTTAAAGATATATCTTCGCAATTGCAATGCAGTTATAGTCAAAAGATTGGAGATGCAAAAATTGAGCCTAAAATATTCGACAAAGATGTTACGCCTTCGCCTCATTACAATAGTATGAGTTCTCCTGAATTGCAC aaagaaatgaaaaaatacggATTAAAGATACAAAAGCGTAGCAGAGCTGTAAAATTGTTATCGCACATTTATAACGAGCTTCATCCCTTGATACC
- the LOC109611476 gene encoding uncharacterized protein LOC109611476 isoform X2, giving the protein MDLKEGGLCKPSSPERRLRLRKDKESADNKTRLSTSNDKCEKNDTTCTSQSQCDDDSILDFKSPKRMYSVQPTIISSNKYTNKSKKKPIPHSKSKPINNDKKIEGKPSHSRKILHDVQQPPIESSFFKSEKKADPADVKTACVCPLCFKNFKDESSQAVHMKSCAIKNNVSTKKLMVAVELQERQAAERKSLGLLSAPALQEKKKPAPRKLASHDDPDLQLALALSKSLHEKEEMEEWGEQMMVISSNPLLPDNNAEQCRKTTLQSFGFISDRNISPADNLSNKTKRKRPIERTILQRRTAVERERILAERIAEILMGYRDFTQGLQEEEERSDNVEKKIIIKNRLLQELRQTENTLWDRTRLTASENVFYVDQLLPQTTPSKKEQKLSQKAKEVETVEAAVDEEELTISSNEMKACCKEKRFLDIFVKSWGDILNDSSASDIIILVRNGKHIWTHKLVFYVRCANILLDVISNDTEFATAKEKISWIDTDYDVALAFLEFVYCGVINRNSKVLDIDASLSSIRGLARKYKVNDLFAYLRQRELTSDVTKVEDDSKNCENVESIHENVETTSGVLKLNESTSNTSSNHTRDGLDNNLRPREALLQEDNIDSFEDNHTSIEESYVLESENIILMKSPDKIKSRNNTPTKFDFSASPDMFDDAPDVTKYNDTSTMCSEEQEDSNINILLSLIKQDADADISSQRSPVRRPRSAEHSESIEDTATCSKNVEQDVIEIDSDSESNSVKPPTINNSLQKNSSSDAAQSSKSSIPNQKSDLTLFIEKIQRQNAKSDSDLDTDSDIECDVQISPMRHKNPFHIDKRIPEDAQSSNAEQPISTNNKPGRLSIMERCIQSYANKNPEFYSHCSSERENGKQTETLHPISVSPKTLAEPYDDTLYCTKNFTSPAEKDSNLTKQVVTAPPSATTTSQSSNESISDVEVNETEISMYSKYMKDHKDNSIAKYRAVIEKNASDSDLSNESTSSTLVNESNEIDERENDEVLTQDVDIIVSSDTEIESISSSVSCPVQDDDADHENPMFRLVQQSKKSRENNGQNIEDKENGQSVSIPKAVTTTLEEQRDSSGIIGSNHDSVNSSTGSKSDNVNLNAYFTQNTSRLNKSRDNQKGFIPNSTATFSSLDFSNVESRYSDGKDCNKFMSESSNNCELKKSIEHSFNFEDDIYLANVDVEKYEKREQQALERSQSSSVLTLTEFRKSNARRCTNKNNNKNIKTSGIADDITSGNLDRNRTSLTQNFAAIRTFKKKSLSEGQISSNILRNQETTFKDISSQLQCSYSQKIGDAKIEPKIFDKDVTPSPHYNSMSSPELHKEMKKYGLKIQKRSRAVKLLSHIYNELHPLIPTTEVIPEEKVTEISSDEDDGPPKKKRNVEDNYVEKPDNVEENDDELLCSQDRVSKEMEFYETESYPPLENSSDITKAFTKLINLDKALYNKILQYEPINIEELRSTLRTHGFKCKLPNLMSFLDEQCITFYVPEQSSRSRIRKKT; this is encoded by the exons ATGGATCTTAAAGAAGGTGGGTTATGTAAGCCTAGTAGTCCAGAGAGGAGATTACGGTTAAGGAAAGATAAAgaaag TGCAGATAATAAGACTCGTCTTTCTACTTCCAATGACAAGTGTGAAAAGAATGATACAACTTGTACATCACAGTCTCAATGTGACGATGATAGTATACTGGACTTCAAATCACCGAAAAGAATGTATTCTGTGCAACCAACAATTATTAGCAGTAATAAGTACACGAATAAGTCGAAAAAAAAGCCGATACCCCACTCTAAATCGAAACCCATTAACAACGACAAAAAAATCGAGGGCAAACCGTCACATAGTAGGAAAATTTTACACGATGTACAACAGCCACCGATCGAATCATCGTTTTTCAAATCGGAGAAAAAAGCAGACCCAGCTGATGTGAAAACAGCTTGCGTGTGTCCGTTATGTTTTAAGAACTTCAAAGATGAAAGCTCGCAAGCTGTACATATGAAGAGCTGTgcgataaaaaataacgtGTCGACGAAGAAGCTGATGGTTGCGGTGGAACTGCAAGAGCGGCAGGCTGCGGAGAGGAAGTCATTGGGTTTACTTTCCGCCCCTGCGTtacaagagaagaagaaacctGCTCCGCGTAAATTG GCGTCCCACGACGACCCCGATCTTCAGCTTGCTTTAGCACTTTCCAAATCCTTACATGAAAAAGAGGAGATGGAAGAATGGGGTGAACAAATGATGGTTATATCGTCCAATCCGTTATTGCCAGATAATAATGCAGAGCAGTGTCGGAAAACGACGTTGCAGAGCTTTGGATTCATTAGCGACCGAAATATATCACCGGCAGATAACTTGTCCAATAAAACTAAGAGAA aaagacCTATTGAACGGACCATTCTTCAGAGACGTACGGCAGTAGAAAGGGAACGTATTTTAGCAGAGAGAATAGCTGAAATACTTATGGGCTACAGAGATTTCACTCAAGGATTgcaggaagaggaagaacggAGTGATAACgtcgaaaagaaaattattatcaaaaatcGACTGCTTCAGGAATTGCGTCAGACT GAGAATACATTGTGGGATAGGACAAGATTAACTGCGtctgaaaatgtattttatgtagaCCAATTATTGCCTCAGACTACGCCGTCCAAGAAAGAACAGAAATTAAGC CAAAAAGCAAAAGAAGTAGAAACTGTAGAGGCAGCAGTTGATGAAGAGGAATTAACGATTTCTTCGAATGAGATGAAAGCATGTTGCAAGGAGAAAAGATTTCttgatatatttgtaaaaagttGGGGAGACATACTGAATGATAGTTCCGCAAGTGATATTATCATACTCGTGAGAAACGGCAAACACATTTGGACGCACAAGCTAGTTTTCTACGTACGTTGTGCTAACATCTTACTTGACGTAATTTCCAATGATACAGAATTCGCTACtgcgaaagaaaaaatttcttggATCGATACGGATTACGACGTCGCTCTGGCTTTTCTAGAGTTCGTTTATTGTGGCGTGATAAACAGAAATTCGAAGGTACTCGATATCGATGCGTCATTATCGAGCATCAGAGGTTTAGcgagaaaatataaagtaaacgATTTGTTTGCTTACTTGCGTCAAAGAGAGCTTACATCTGATGTAACAAAAGTCGAAGATGATTctaaaaattgtgaaaacgTGGAAAGTATACATGAAAATGTGGAAACCACTTCAGGTGTTTTGAAACTAAATGAATCTACTTCCAATACATCGTCGAATCATACGCGTGATGGCTTGGACAACAATCTGCGTCCTCGAGAAGCACTGTTGCAGGAAGATAATATAGATTCTTTTGAAGATAATCACACATCTATAGAGGAGTCCTACGTTCTGGaaagtgaaaatattattttaatgaaatcaccggataaaataaaatctagaaATAACACACCCACCAAGTTTGACTTTAGCGCATCTCCTGACATGTTTGACGATGCGCCTGACGTGACAAAGTATAATGATACAAGCACAATGTGCTCCGAGGAGCAGGAAGAttcaaatattaacatattattaagCTTGATTAAACAAGATGCAGACGCTGATATCTCTAGTCAAAGATCACCAGTTAGGAGGCCTCGGAGCGCAGAACATTCAGAATCGATCGAAGATACAGCCACTTGTTCGAAAAATGTGGAACAGGATGTAATCGAGATTGATTCGGATTCTGAATCAAATTCAGTGAAACCGCCCACCATTAACAATTCTTTACAGAAAAATTCTTCGAGTGACGCTGCTCAAAGCAGTAAATCGAGTATACCAAACCAGAAAAGTGATCTAACATTGTTCATcgagaaaattcaaaggcaaaaCGCAAAATCGGATTCGGATTTAGATACAGATTCCGATATAGAATGTGACGTACAAATATCTCCTATGAGACATAAAAATCCATTTCACATAGACAAACGTATCCCCGAAGATGCTCAATCGAGTAATGCTGAACAGCCAATCAGCACAAACAATAAACCTGGTAGATTAAGTATAATGGAACGATGCATACAGTCATATGCTAACAAAAATCCAGAATTTTATTCTCATTGTTCTAGTGAACGTGAAAATGGCAAGCAAACTGAGACTTTACATCCAATTTCTGTATCCCCTAAGACACTGGCAGAACCTTACGATGATACGTTATATTGCACGAAAAACTTTACTTCACCAGCTGAAAAGGATAGCAACTTAACAAAGCAAGTCGTAACTGCGCCACCatcagcaacaacaacaagtCAATCGTCAAATGAGAGTATTTCTGATGTAGAAGTGAATGAGACAGAGATTTCTATGTATTCTAAATACATGAAAGATCACAAGGATAATAGCATTGCGAAATATCGCGCGGTAATCGAGAAAAATGCATCAGACAGTGATCTGTCTAATGAAAGTACCTCATCCACTTTGGTCAATGAAAGTAATGAAATTGATGAACGTGAGAATGATGAAGTGTTGACACAAGATGTAGATATAATTGTTTCGTCGGATACAGAGATTGAGAGCATATCTTCCAGCGTCAGTTGTCCTGTACAAGACGATGATGCTGATCACGAGAATCCAATGTTTCGTCTCGTGCAACAATCTAAAAAATCAAGAGAGAATAATGGACAAAATAtagaagataaagaaaatggTCAATCAGTCAGTATTCCAAAAGCCGTGACGACAACTTTAGAGGAACAAAGAGACAGTAGTGGGATAATCGGTTCAAATCATGATAGCGTCAACAGTAGTACAGGTAGCAAATCTGATAATGTAAACCTTAACGCATATTTTACGCAAAACACATCTAGATTAAATAAATCGCGTGATAACCAGAAAGGATTTATCCCAAACTCGACGGCGACATTTTCCAGTCTGGATTTTTCGAATGTAGAAAGTCGATATTCAGACGGCAAAGACTGCAATAAATTTATGTCAGAGTCGTCAAACAATTGTGAATTAAAAAAGTCCATCGAACATTCTTTCAACTTCGAAGACGATATATATCTTGCAAACGTGGACGTCGAGAAATACGAAAAACGAGAACAGCAAGCTTTGGAAAGGAGTCAATCAAGTAGCGTGTTAACTTTGAcagaatttcgaaaaagtAATGCACGAAGATGcactaataaaaataataacaagaaTATCAAAACTAGCGGCATAGCTGACGATATCACGTCTGGAAATTTAGACCGTAATAGAACGTCTTTGACTCAAAATTTTGCAGCTATTAGGacatttaagaaaaaatcTTTATCAGAAGGACAGATTAGTAGCAACATATTACGTAATCAGGAGACAACTTTTAAAGATATATCTTCGCAATTGCAATGCAGTTATAGTCAAAAGATTGGAGATGCAAAAATTGAGCCTAAAATATTCGACAAAGATGTTACGCCTTCGCCTCATTACAATAGTATGAGTTCTCCTGAATTGCAC aaagaaatgaaaaaatacggATTAAAGATACAAAAGCGTAGCAGAGCTGTAAAATTGTTATCGCACATTTATAACGAGCTTCATCCCTTGATACC
- the LOC105287325 gene encoding eukaryotic translation initiation factor 5 isoform X1, translating to MVSVNVNRNVSDAFYRYKMPRIQAKVEGKGNGIKTVIVNMVDVAKAIGRPATYPTLYFGCELGVQIQFDFRNERFIVNGSHDATTLQDLLDGFIRKYVLCPACDNPETELMVSSKRGAIFQDCKACSHHGRIMERNHKLNTYILKNPPSLNSAVQGSSLTEGNRSKHVNEEAATAATAVTANDNDQSGSLENELNNSADIVVEPPPERTVRNKLTKKGYLTMTSKTILILLGAIAIAASAIPTVTTASPRKRQEPSQTSEEIRKTIEKTTEGEQLIVIDDEQNNFSNLKMSNSNEQDQDITTPSPETKERGRISTATFLGILAGQAILIIIICQTCGGSCIGILLIGVLIISAFGLIVSYFY from the exons ATGGTGAGCGTGAATGTTAACCGCAATGTCAGTGATGCCTTCTACCGTTACAAGATGCCGCGGATTCAAGCAAAAGTGGAGGGCAAGGGAAATGGCATCAAAACGGTAATTGTTAACATGGTGGACGTAGCAAAGGCGATCGGCCGTCCAGCCACATATCCAACCCTATACTTTGGCTGCGAACTGGGTGTCCAGATACAATTCGACTTCAGGAATGAACGCTTTATCGTTAACGGTTCGCACGATGCCACAACACTTCAGGATTTGCTGGACGGTTTTATCCGGAAATATGTTCTCTGCCCTGCTTGCGACAATCCGGAAACCGAGCTGATGGTCAGCTCAAAGAGGGGCGCAATTTTCCAAGATTGCAAGGCTTGCAGCCATCATGGTCGCATCATGGAGCGCAACCACAAATTGAACACGTACATTCTAAAAAATCCGCCAAGCTTGAATTCAGCAGTGCAAGGTAGTTCATTAACGGAAGGCAATCGCTCGAAACATGTCAACGAAGAAGCTGCGACTGCGGCCACTGCTGTCACTGCCAACGACAATGATCAATCTGGTTCTCTGGAAAATGAGCTCAACAACTCTGCAGACATCGTGGTGGAACCACCGCCTGAAAGAACG GTGAGGAATAAACTAACAAAGAAAGGATACTTAACAATGACAAGTAAAAcaatcttaatattattaggGGCAATTGCTATAGCTGCTAGTGCAATACCAACAGTAACCACTGCAAGTCCACGTAAAAGACAAGAACCATCACAAACAtcagaagaaataagaaaaacaattgaaaaaacAACTGAAGGAGAACAATTAATTGTCATTGATGATGAACAAAACAATTtcagtaatttaaaaatgagtAATAGTAATGAACAAGATCAAGATATAACTACTCCATCACCTGAAACAAAAGAAAGAGGCAGAATTTCTACTGCAACTTTTCTAGGAATATTAGCAGGTCAagcaatattgataataattatttgtcaaACATGTGGAGGATCATGTATAGGTATCCTATTAATTGGTGTTCTTATTATAAGTGCCTTTGGTCTTATAGTTAGTTATTTTTACtaa
- the LOC105287325 gene encoding eukaryotic translation initiation factor 5 isoform X2, whose amino-acid sequence MVSVNVNRNVSDAFYRYKMPRIQAKVEGKGNGIKTVIVNMVDVAKAIGRPATYPTLYFGCELGVQIQFDFRNERFIVNGSHDATTLQDLLDGFIRKYVLCPACDNPETELMVSSKRGAIFQDCKACSHHGRIMERNHKLNTYILKNPPSLNSAVQGSSLTEGNRSKHVNEEAATAATAVTANDNDQSGSLENELNNSADIVVEPPPERTGQLL is encoded by the exons ATGGTGAGCGTGAATGTTAACCGCAATGTCAGTGATGCCTTCTACCGTTACAAGATGCCGCGGATTCAAGCAAAAGTGGAGGGCAAGGGAAATGGCATCAAAACGGTAATTGTTAACATGGTGGACGTAGCAAAGGCGATCGGCCGTCCAGCCACATATCCAACCCTATACTTTGGCTGCGAACTGGGTGTCCAGATACAATTCGACTTCAGGAATGAACGCTTTATCGTTAACGGTTCGCACGATGCCACAACACTTCAGGATTTGCTGGACGGTTTTATCCGGAAATATGTTCTCTGCCCTGCTTGCGACAATCCGGAAACCGAGCTGATGGTCAGCTCAAAGAGGGGCGCAATTTTCCAAGATTGCAAGGCTTGCAGCCATCATGGTCGCATCATGGAGCGCAACCACAAATTGAACACGTACATTCTAAAAAATCCGCCAAGCTTGAATTCAGCAGTGCAAGGTAGTTCATTAACGGAAGGCAATCGCTCGAAACATGTCAACGAAGAAGCTGCGACTGCGGCCACTGCTGTCACTGCCAACGACAATGATCAATCTGGTTCTCTGGAAAATGAGCTCAACAACTCTGCAGACATCGTGGTGGAACCACCGCCTGAAAGAACG gGGCAATTGCTATAG